In Rhodoferax koreense, a genomic segment contains:
- a CDS encoding metallophosphoesterase, with the protein MPPSLSTAPGTKLAVTPVIHFDRNTQGRDFACGDTHGCFSVLMRSLEYIGFDIGKDRLFLTGDLVDRGSESMEMVELLGESWVASCVGNHDVMAWLSVMGQAFNGVNHQAHGGAWVQSLTPPQRALVARRLSALPGALVVETGAGPVAIVHADYPEQDWQRFGCIDWSYMNQLHGLAAQCLWSPRRLTNGWNEPVKNVRAIVHGHATLEMPKALGNVFYIDTGGWMPTGRFAFLELETFKFHFGPLAHSVAPPITSLNTALHRKLDQEGGAKPSTYHSAMRALPRVASKTRTDRGA; encoded by the coding sequence ATGCCACCTTCATTGTCGACGGCTCCCGGGACGAAGCTTGCCGTCACACCTGTCATCCACTTCGACCGCAATACACAGGGCCGCGACTTTGCGTGTGGCGACACCCATGGCTGCTTCAGCGTGCTGATGCGGTCGCTCGAGTACATCGGATTCGACATTGGGAAAGATCGGTTGTTCCTGACCGGAGATCTCGTCGACCGTGGCTCGGAATCGATGGAGATGGTGGAGCTGCTCGGAGAATCGTGGGTTGCGAGTTGCGTGGGGAACCACGACGTCATGGCTTGGCTTTCGGTCATGGGACAGGCCTTCAATGGCGTCAACCACCAGGCGCATGGTGGCGCCTGGGTCCAATCGCTTACCCCACCTCAGCGAGCGCTGGTCGCGAGGAGGCTGAGCGCGTTGCCAGGCGCGTTGGTGGTCGAGACAGGCGCGGGGCCGGTCGCCATCGTTCACGCGGACTATCCCGAGCAGGACTGGCAACGCTTCGGATGTATCGACTGGTCCTACATGAACCAACTGCATGGCCTTGCCGCCCAATGTCTTTGGTCGCCGCGCAGGCTGACGAACGGCTGGAACGAACCGGTGAAGAATGTGCGCGCGATCGTTCACGGCCACGCGACATTGGAAATGCCCAAGGCCCTGGGCAACGTGTTCTACATCGATACCGGCGGGTGGATGCCGACCGGTCGTTTCGCGTTTCTCGAGCTGGAAACTTTCAAGTTCCATTTTGGACCCCTGGCACATTCGGTCGCACCGCCGATCACCTCTCTCAATACTGCGCTGCATCGGAAGCTTGACCAGGAGGGCGGTGCCAAGCCATCCACGTACCACTCGGCAATGCGCGCACTCCCACGTGTCGCTTCGAAGACGCGCACCGATCGTGGAGCGTAA
- the gmtX gene encoding gamma-mobile-trio protein GmtX, giving the protein MHPDDFLVQLKAKSNPRKQRNLEIIHAVCKEQSERGSKDFTIATVAKYAKIAGGPAASTIHNRTGDDFKALIAVWSAHVGGEEKKPRPVAEDPFTTVLDQIDNPAVRALMGAVLAENKKLKREINLLKANTDVTIDLRGGSGPVKSTPSANDRSLPIGFEALPATVTFTSSERDALLHAISERLLVDEGWKKDAYGRILTNAGRQIFKPGFLTAVSKVVAGPETSPLEIRDGASALAPLKTSR; this is encoded by the coding sequence ATGCATCCTGATGATTTTTTAGTTCAACTGAAAGCCAAATCAAACCCGCGAAAGCAACGCAATCTTGAAATAATTCATGCGGTTTGCAAAGAACAGTCTGAACGTGGCAGCAAAGATTTCACCATAGCGACGGTCGCGAAGTACGCAAAAATCGCGGGCGGTCCCGCCGCATCGACGATCCACAATCGTACTGGTGACGACTTCAAAGCACTGATCGCAGTTTGGTCAGCACATGTGGGCGGTGAAGAGAAAAAGCCCCGCCCAGTTGCAGAGGACCCTTTCACGACGGTCTTAGATCAGATTGATAATCCGGCGGTTCGAGCTTTGATGGGAGCAGTGCTAGCTGAGAATAAAAAGCTTAAACGCGAGATTAACCTACTTAAAGCGAATACCGATGTCACCATCGATTTACGCGGCGGAAGTGGCCCTGTCAAGTCAACGCCTTCGGCAAATGACCGATCATTACCGATCGGGTTTGAAGCTTTACCTGCGACAGTGACATTCACCAGTTCTGAGCGCGACGCTTTATTACACGCCATTAGCGAGCGGTTGCTTGTTGATGAAGGGTGGAAGAAAGATGCATATGGCAGGATTTTGACCAATGCAGGACGGCAAATCTTTAAACCAGGGTTCTTGACTGCAGTTTCCAAAGTTGTTGCCGGTCCGGAAACTTCGCCCCTTGAGATCCGCGATGGCGCAAGCGCGTTGGCCCCGCTCAAAACCTCTAGATAG
- the gmtZ gene encoding gamma-mobile-trio integrase GmtZ, with amino-acid sequence MARKRNYNRLGGPENIDLTFDADFKFLCQSDKEFAAWSKYAAEWFSLETTNRYTKQTALTCFFFGYIKKNSISKDPVALFDSSSQLPDFVSILKNDFDLSKSTINQYHGTISEFLNWVLYTYFSSIDGDGYRVVQSGLMHPFPRDTTRYNKHRSNLDFPDIRQPHPKMGPWCDFAREWITLPDSPREKRLNAVRAFFDRYLIPKNVTQNPLAFFSRKNSLPDFLESYVTSKLRNPGIKASTDVSVHNYVTEFLDWVLKEKFSFSDGSDENRVIPTDLRNPFKKASYSGLETPNESVRAPLSIRYINDLRKMVAQGPNFCDWKRMQDDRGDPAGGDWFYIDFIPPDHGDPDCVIRYRETSRWEQQQNNLPEIVTEMWSPVRAVALYLKLELPLRTFQVRMLDSGESDTWRYVRTNGAGTGTFVRSESTLARGTPARPRQTGVFHRTLNEADAGIYVNTNKTADINKPENKKGYVIPWAHAEVLYWLEKLRNWQERYNPIIEPTPWNTLDAKHFGRIKPAPSVLAERGAACFLFRDAAGQGDDKKKPITSAALDVPWFHLLHDLQRMVHQRGERLEDGSQIEFAHSDRRTTHYPMHSLRVSLISYLVLDVQLPLAVVSKLIAGHSRILMTIYYTKFGKEYMRETMELAERRQLEIDQKNHIRWLKDASVEQLENRLACFSPDAFAAAVEQSSAASFIVEDKGICPVSASMCSSGGEELERKGSFGPVPGWPKERNCPRCRFFLTGPAFLPGLHAHFNTLSFLAHEQSERHNDLQAKVSDLENQRFDCENAGLAFTGALDLQKFQQRYEAEAEGLSKAVNDLQATYHLIRRSLEILNDEHKGAVQLVAAGNISDVKVGFYQDASKLHQLQVLCENAVVYPEIDARKPCLERSQTLDVMLEMNGLGPVFFKLTPEQQLAAGNAVMQLIQARTGSLKTALDFVEGTRLLQEIGLVEATQELIEGEISTGLPQRVLARPGLKITSYGNQNDGQNSLHLQ; translated from the coding sequence ATGGCGAGAAAAAGAAACTATAACCGACTGGGTGGACCCGAAAATATCGATCTGACTTTCGACGCAGATTTTAAATTCCTTTGCCAATCTGACAAAGAATTCGCCGCCTGGTCCAAGTATGCTGCAGAGTGGTTTAGTTTGGAGACAACTAATCGCTACACAAAGCAGACCGCCTTAACTTGCTTTTTCTTTGGATACATTAAAAAAAACTCAATAAGCAAAGATCCAGTTGCACTCTTTGACTCAAGTAGTCAGCTGCCTGATTTTGTCTCGATACTCAAAAATGATTTCGACCTATCCAAGAGCACGATCAATCAATATCATGGAACGATTTCTGAATTTTTGAATTGGGTTTTATATACATATTTCTCTTCTATTGATGGCGACGGCTATAGGGTTGTTCAATCGGGCCTGATGCACCCGTTCCCTAGGGATACCACTAGATATAACAAGCATAGAAGTAATCTCGATTTTCCAGACATTCGTCAGCCGCATCCAAAAATGGGGCCATGGTGTGATTTTGCTCGTGAGTGGATAACATTGCCAGACTCACCGAGAGAAAAGCGGCTCAATGCTGTAAGAGCATTTTTTGATAGGTATCTTATTCCCAAAAATGTCACACAAAATCCGCTTGCTTTTTTCAGTCGGAAAAATTCATTGCCGGATTTTCTTGAATCGTATGTGACATCAAAACTTCGAAACCCTGGGATTAAAGCGTCAACGGACGTTTCTGTGCATAACTATGTCACGGAATTTTTGGACTGGGTACTTAAAGAGAAATTTTCTTTCAGCGATGGCTCAGATGAAAATCGAGTTATTCCCACTGATTTGCGAAACCCGTTTAAAAAGGCTAGTTATTCTGGCCTTGAAACTCCTAATGAGTCCGTGCGGGCCCCGCTCTCGATACGCTATATCAACGACCTCCGGAAAATGGTGGCACAAGGTCCGAATTTCTGTGATTGGAAGCGAATGCAAGATGATCGTGGTGATCCTGCTGGCGGCGACTGGTTTTATATCGATTTTATTCCGCCGGATCATGGGGATCCCGATTGTGTTATTCGATACCGTGAAACCAGTAGATGGGAGCAGCAGCAAAATAATCTCCCAGAGATTGTCACAGAGATGTGGAGCCCGGTTCGTGCTGTGGCACTGTATCTAAAACTTGAGCTTCCACTTCGCACTTTCCAAGTTCGGATGCTTGATTCCGGTGAATCGGATACTTGGCGATACGTGCGCACCAACGGAGCTGGGACTGGAACGTTCGTACGTAGTGAATCAACCTTAGCTCGAGGCACGCCTGCACGCCCCCGCCAAACCGGTGTTTTTCATAGAACGCTTAACGAAGCGGATGCTGGCATTTATGTAAACACGAACAAGACAGCCGACATCAATAAACCCGAAAACAAAAAGGGATACGTGATCCCATGGGCTCACGCGGAAGTTCTTTACTGGCTCGAAAAACTGCGCAATTGGCAGGAACGGTATAACCCGATCATTGAACCCACGCCATGGAATACCCTTGACGCCAAACATTTTGGAAGAATAAAGCCGGCTCCCAGTGTCTTAGCTGAGCGCGGCGCGGCATGCTTTTTATTCAGGGATGCAGCAGGCCAAGGAGATGACAAGAAGAAGCCGATTACATCAGCCGCATTGGATGTTCCCTGGTTTCATCTATTGCACGATTTACAAAGGATGGTGCATCAACGTGGTGAGCGACTAGAAGACGGAAGTCAAATTGAGTTTGCACACAGTGACCGGCGCACCACGCATTACCCAATGCATAGCCTGCGCGTGTCACTGATCAGCTATTTAGTTCTCGATGTGCAACTGCCTCTTGCTGTGGTTTCTAAGTTGATCGCAGGCCATTCGCGCATTCTCATGACGATCTATTACACCAAGTTTGGTAAGGAATACATGCGTGAAACCATGGAGTTAGCCGAACGGCGGCAGTTGGAAATTGATCAGAAAAATCACATTCGATGGTTGAAAGACGCTTCAGTTGAACAGCTTGAAAATCGATTAGCTTGCTTTTCGCCCGATGCATTTGCGGCAGCCGTAGAACAGAGCAGCGCCGCGTCTTTCATTGTGGAAGATAAGGGAATTTGCCCCGTATCAGCATCGATGTGTAGCAGCGGCGGAGAGGAACTTGAGAGAAAAGGCTCTTTTGGTCCGGTACCTGGATGGCCAAAAGAGAGAAACTGCCCACGTTGCAGATTCTTTCTAACAGGGCCTGCTTTTTTACCAGGTCTACATGCGCATTTCAACACCTTGAGTTTTCTTGCTCATGAACAGTCCGAGCGACATAACGACTTGCAGGCCAAAGTCTCCGATTTGGAAAATCAACGGTTCGATTGCGAGAATGCCGGCCTAGCGTTTACCGGTGCACTAGATCTGCAAAAATTTCAACAGAGGTATGAGGCCGAGGCTGAAGGCCTAAGTAAAGCAGTCAATGATTTGCAGGCTACTTACCATTTGATTCGGCGAAGCTTAGAGATCTTAAATGACGAACACAAAGGCGCAGTTCAATTGGTCGCCGCTGGAAATATATCTGATGTGAAAGTTGGTTTCTACCAAGATGCCTCGAAACTCCATCAACTACAAGTCTTGTGCGAGAACGCTGTCGTATATCCGGAAATCGATGCACGTAAACCGTGCTTGGAAAGAAGCCAAACACTCGATGTCATGCTCGAAATGAACGGACTAGGCCCTGTCTTCTTTAAACTCACGCCTGAGCAACAACTCGCCGCCGGCAATGCAGTCATGCAACTCATCCAAGCGAGAACTGGATCGTTGAAGACCGCTCTCGACTTCGTCGAAGGAACACGCCTGTTGCAAGAAATTGGATTGGTTGAAGCGACCCAAGAGTTAATCGAAGGAGAAATTTCAACGGGATTGCCGCAGCGGGTGCTCGCTCGTCCTGGTCTCAAAATAACCTCATACGGAAACCAAAACGATGGCCAAAACAGCTTACACCTGCAGTGA